Proteins encoded by one window of Bactrocera oleae isolate idBacOlea1 chromosome 4, idBacOlea1, whole genome shotgun sequence:
- the CCHa1-R gene encoding neuropeptide CCHamide-1 receptor isoform X2: MKNLLFYGAASAAIAVATLAHSGVASLSHDSNAIWNNNGLQQTLVAEAKTTYSGVTTNNTLSLWELTTRATTAATAIAGISNGSSLTRSSLMDEGGGNGGGNRDDSGVGGVVAYVDSFMQALSTTASFMYNNNNSISNMSSNSNVTAVNETPYVPYVMRPETYIVPVLFALIFIVGVLGNGTLIVVFLGVRQMRNVPNTYILSLAIADLLLILTTVPLTSTVYTVDSWPWGSFLCTSSEFIKDVSIGVSVFTLTALSGDRYFAIVDPLRKFHAHGGGKRATRMTIAIAVSIWLLAILCAMPALIGTNVKQLEINSNKSFALCYPFPQEWGAEYAKTMVLMRFLVYYAIPLCIIGAFYVLIARHLMYAASVPGEMQGAVRQVRARRKVAVTVLAFVVIFGICFMPYHIFMLWFYYWPTAQDDYNSFWHVLRIVGFCLSFANSCANPVALYFVSGAFRKHFNRYLFIHYNADA; this comes from the exons atgaaaaatttattattttatggcgCTGCGAGTGCCGCCATAGCAGTGGCCACTCTGGCACACAGCGGCGTGGCGAGTTTAAGCCACGACTCGAACGCTATATGGAATAACAACGGACTACAGCAGACGCTAGTGGCAGAAGCAAAAACAACTTACAGCGGCGTCACCACAAATAACACATTGTCATTGTGGGAATTGACAACGCGCGCCACAACCGCAGCCACAGCGATAGCGGGAATAAGCAACGGCAGCAGCTTGACGCGCAGCAGCTTGATGGATGAGGGCGGGGGAAATGGTGGCGGAAATCGAGATGATAGCGGCGTTGGTGGAGTCGTCGCGTACGTCGACAGCTTTATGCAAGCCTTAAGCACTACAGCTAGTTTtatgtataacaacaacaatagcatcAGCAACATGAGTAGTAACAGCAACGTTACAGCGGTCAACGAAACGCCATATGTACCGTATGTTATGCGACCGGAAACGTACATCGTGCCAGTGCTATTTGCACTTATCTTCATTGTGGGCGTGCTGGGCAATGGTACACTGATTGTGGTCTTCCTCGGTGTGCGACAGATGCGTAATGTGCCGAATAC CTACATACTATCGCTGGCAATTGCGGATCTGCTGCTTATCCTCACCACGGTGCCGTTAACATCCACTGTCTACACGGTGGACTCGTGGCCATGGGGCAGCTTCCTCTGCACATCGTCTGAATTTATTAAAGACGTGTCGATTGGCGTTTCCGTTTTCACACTTACAGCACTCTCTGGTGACCGGTACTTTGCCATAGTGGACCCATTAAGAAAATTCCATGCGCACG GTGGCGGCAAACGTGCCACACGTATGACCATCGCTATTGCCGTGTCCATTTGGCTGTTAGCGATACTCTGCGCTATGCCCGCGCTCATCGGCACCAATGTGAAG CAACTGGAAATCAATAGCAACAAATCATTCGCACTTTGCTACCCCTTTCCGCAGGAGTGGGGTGCTGAGTACGCCAAAACGATGGTCCTAATGCGCTTTTTAGTCTACTATGCCATTCCATTGTGTATAATCGGCGCCTTTTACGTGTTGATCGCGCGGCATTTGATGTACGCGGCGAGTGTGCCGGGTGAAATGCAGGGAGCCGTGCGACAG GTGCGTGCTCGTCGAAAGGTGGCCGTAACTGTACTAGCATTTGTAGTTATATTTGGAATTTGCTTTATGCCCTATCACATCTTCATGCTTTGGTTCTATTATTG GCCCACCGCACAGGACGACTACAACTCTTTCTGGCATGTTTTACGCATCGTTGGCTTCTGCTTATCCTTTGCCAACAGCTGCGCCAATCCGGTGGCTTTGTATTTTGTTAGCGGCGCCTTCCGCAAACATTTCAATAGGTATTTGTTTATTCACTACAATGCTGACGCATGA
- the CCHa1-R gene encoding neuropeptide CCHamide-1 receptor isoform X1, giving the protein MKNLLFYGAASAAIAVATLAHSGVASLSHDSNAIWNNNGLQQTLVAEAKTTYSGVTTNNTLSLWELTTRATTAATAIAGISNGSSLTRSSLMDEGGGNGGGNRDDSGVGGVVAYVDSFMQALSTTASFMYNNNNSISNMSSNSNVTAVNETPYVPYVMRPETYIVPVLFALIFIVGVLGNGTLIVVFLGVRQMRNVPNTYILSLAIADLLLILTTVPLTSTVYTVDSWPWGSFLCTSSEFIKDVSIGVSVFTLTALSGDRYFAIVDPLRKFHAHGGGKRATRMTIAIAVSIWLLAILCAMPALIGTNVKQLEINSNKSFALCYPFPQEWGAEYAKTMVLMRFLVYYAIPLCIIGAFYVLIARHLMYAASVPGEMQGAVRQVRARRKVAVTVLAFVVIFGICFMPYHIFMLWFYYWPTAQDDYNSFWHVLRIVGFCLSFANSCANPVALYFVSGAFRKHFNRYLFCQGSGVRLKKRHPHNDTLCMHRDASLTSTASKRYYSSTRRSTCHHHSTVRSRLQETTIMANGSQNGGPLTDVSDVALASEFCEHTSHYPSHQQPHQQTLQQQQQYQRQLSFM; this is encoded by the exons atgaaaaatttattattttatggcgCTGCGAGTGCCGCCATAGCAGTGGCCACTCTGGCACACAGCGGCGTGGCGAGTTTAAGCCACGACTCGAACGCTATATGGAATAACAACGGACTACAGCAGACGCTAGTGGCAGAAGCAAAAACAACTTACAGCGGCGTCACCACAAATAACACATTGTCATTGTGGGAATTGACAACGCGCGCCACAACCGCAGCCACAGCGATAGCGGGAATAAGCAACGGCAGCAGCTTGACGCGCAGCAGCTTGATGGATGAGGGCGGGGGAAATGGTGGCGGAAATCGAGATGATAGCGGCGTTGGTGGAGTCGTCGCGTACGTCGACAGCTTTATGCAAGCCTTAAGCACTACAGCTAGTTTtatgtataacaacaacaatagcatcAGCAACATGAGTAGTAACAGCAACGTTACAGCGGTCAACGAAACGCCATATGTACCGTATGTTATGCGACCGGAAACGTACATCGTGCCAGTGCTATTTGCACTTATCTTCATTGTGGGCGTGCTGGGCAATGGTACACTGATTGTGGTCTTCCTCGGTGTGCGACAGATGCGTAATGTGCCGAATAC CTACATACTATCGCTGGCAATTGCGGATCTGCTGCTTATCCTCACCACGGTGCCGTTAACATCCACTGTCTACACGGTGGACTCGTGGCCATGGGGCAGCTTCCTCTGCACATCGTCTGAATTTATTAAAGACGTGTCGATTGGCGTTTCCGTTTTCACACTTACAGCACTCTCTGGTGACCGGTACTTTGCCATAGTGGACCCATTAAGAAAATTCCATGCGCACG GTGGCGGCAAACGTGCCACACGTATGACCATCGCTATTGCCGTGTCCATTTGGCTGTTAGCGATACTCTGCGCTATGCCCGCGCTCATCGGCACCAATGTGAAG CAACTGGAAATCAATAGCAACAAATCATTCGCACTTTGCTACCCCTTTCCGCAGGAGTGGGGTGCTGAGTACGCCAAAACGATGGTCCTAATGCGCTTTTTAGTCTACTATGCCATTCCATTGTGTATAATCGGCGCCTTTTACGTGTTGATCGCGCGGCATTTGATGTACGCGGCGAGTGTGCCGGGTGAAATGCAGGGAGCCGTGCGACAG GTGCGTGCTCGTCGAAAGGTGGCCGTAACTGTACTAGCATTTGTAGTTATATTTGGAATTTGCTTTATGCCCTATCACATCTTCATGCTTTGGTTCTATTATTG GCCCACCGCACAGGACGACTACAACTCTTTCTGGCATGTTTTACGCATCGTTGGCTTCTGCTTATCCTTTGCCAACAGCTGCGCCAATCCGGTGGCTTTGTATTTTGTTAGCGGCGCCTTCCGCAAACATTTCAATAG ATACTTGTTTTGTCAAGGGTCTGGCGTACGCCTCAAAAAACGACACCCACACAACGATACCCTCTGCATGCATCGCGACGCATCGCTCACTAGCACCGCATCGAAGCGCTATTACTCGTCGACGCGACGCTCCACATGCCATCATCACAGTACCGTACGAAG TCGATTGCAAGAGACCACTATAATGGCTAATGGAAGTCAAAATGGGGGACCACTCACTGATGTCTCCGACGTTGCTTTAGCTAGTGAATTTTGCGAACACACATCACACTACCCATCCCATCAACAACCACACCAACAAAcgttgcaacagcaacaacaatatcaacgTCAGTTGTCATTTATGTGA